The following are encoded in a window of Panicum virgatum strain AP13 chromosome 5N, P.virgatum_v5, whole genome shotgun sequence genomic DNA:
- the LOC120673838 gene encoding PH, RCC1 and FYVE domains-containing protein 1-like codes for MHTKGASSDAIRVSTSSAPSTSSHGSAQDDYDSSGDVYVWGEVICDNTVRVGSDRVIRSTGKTDVLLPKPLESKLVLDVYHVDCGVKHAALVTKNGEVFTWGEESGGRLGRGSREDSLHPHLVESLAVCNVDIVACGEFHTCAVTTAGELYTWGDGTHNIGLLGNGTDVSHWIPKRISGALDGLQVAYVSCGTWHTALITSRGQLFTFGDGTFGVLGHGNRESILCPREVESLSGLKTIAVACGIWHTAAVVEVIVTQSSSSISSGKLFTWGDGDKHRLGHGDKEQRLKPTCVASLIDYDFYRIACGHSLTIGLTTSGQVLSMGNTVYGQLGNPRSDGKLPCLVEDIMSEHVVQVACGSYHVAVLTNKSEVFTWGKGANGRLGHGDIEDRKIPTLVEALRDRAVRHIACGSNFTAAICQHKWVSGAEQSQCASCRQPFGFTRKRHNCHNCGLVHCNACTSRKALRAALAPNPAKPYRVCDSCFMKLNSAAYSSTINQNKRKEAVPRHSGESNPDTKLAKAIVPSNLDMIRSLDSKAAKQGKKTDALSFLRTPQMTSLLQLRDIALSGGIDLNKSVPRAVRTSAVRSLNSSRAVSPFSRKPSPPRSTTPVPTTHGLSIAKTAADSLTKTNEMLNQEVERLRAQVDNLRHRCELQELELQKSAKKVQEAMTLVSEESAKSKAAKEVIKSLTAQLKDMAERLPPDQGAYDGSEAKQAHVPNGIEMYASMYTSMNGIHQPRNEPVSAVSTPSLNMGQALHTNGISNHHKPPGSISENSEVSAHSLRVSGPPDVENLNRRGHSSSDEMLSASSRADDSSSKDARSLLNGEDGYKSRSAVSIPSNQVQAEWIEQYEPGVYITLTTLRDGTRDLKRVRFSRRRFGEHQAESWWNENRDKVYEKYNVRSSERVSSASSIRSAR; via the exons ATGCACACCAAAGGGGCTTCTTCAGATGCCATCAGAGTTAGCACGTCTAGTGCCCCTAGCACATCAAGCCATGGTTCTGCACAGGATGACTATGATTCCTCAGGCGACGTCTACGTGTGGGGTGAAGTCATTTGTGACAACACTGTAAGAGTTGGTTCCGACAGAGTAATCAGGTCAACTGGGAAGACTGATGTTCTTCTGCCGAAACCCTTGGAGTCCAAGTTAGTTCTTGACGTGTATCATGTGGATTGTGGAGTCAAGCACGCTGCTCTGGTCACTAAAAATGGGGAAGTATTTACATGGGGCGAGGAATCTGGAGGACGTCTTGGCCGTGGATCAAGGGAAGACTCTCTTCACCCTCATCTGGTTGAGTCGTTAGCAGTTTGCAATGTGGACATTGTTGCCTGCGGGGAGTTCCACACTTGTGCTGTCACAACAGCTGGGGAACTGTACACCTGGGGTGATGGAACACATAATATTGGACTTCTAGGCAATGGTACTGATGTAAGCCACTGGATTCCAAAAAGAATTTCAGGAGCACTTGATGGTCTTCAAGTTGCCTATGTTTCTTGTGGGACCTGGCATACAGCCTTGATTACATCTAGAGGCCAGCTATTTACATTCGGTGATGGTACATTTGGAGTCTTAGGACatggaaaccgcgagagtatTTTGTGTCCAAGGGAGGTAGAGTCTTTATCGGGGTTAAAGACAATTGCTGTTGCATGCGGTATATGGCACACTGCGGCTGTTGTAGAAGTTATAGTGACCCAATCCAGTTCAAGTATATCTTCTGGAAAGCTCTTCACATGGGGAGATGGCGACAAACATCGGCTTGGTCATGGTGACAAGGAACAAAGGCTTAAGCCTACATGCGTGGCCTCACTTATTGATTATGATTTCTATAGGATAGCATGTGGTCATAGTCTTACCATAGGCCTGACAACATCTGGACAAGTTCTGAGCATGGGTAATACTGTTTATGGCCAGCTTGGGAATCCCCGCTCAGATGGTAAACTTCCATGCTTAGTTGAAGATATTATGAGTGAACATGTTGTCCAAGTTGCCTGTGGTTCCTACCATGTCGCAGTCTTAACAAATAAGAGTGAAGTTTTTACATGGGGGAAAGGGGCCAATGGAAGATTGGGCCATGGAGATATAGAGGACAGGAAAATACCTACACTCGTTGAGGCATTGAGAGACAGGGCTGTTAGGCACATAGCTTGTGGTTCAAACTTCACTGCAGCTATATGCCAGCATAAGTGGGTCTCAGGAGCTGAGCAGTCTCAATGCGCCTCATGTCGGCAACCGTTTGGATTCACCCGAAAGAGGCACAACTGCCATAACTGTGGGCTTGTCCATTGTAATGCGTGCACCTCACGTAAGGCTCTGAGGGCAGCACTGGCTCCTAATCCTGCGAAACCTTACCGTGTTTGCGATTCCTGTTTCATGAAATTGAACAGTGCGGCATATTCCAGTACAATTAACCAAAATAAGAGGAAAGAGGCTGTGCCTCGCCACTCTGGTGAAAGCAACCCTGATACTAAATTGGCAAAAGCAATTGTACCCAGCAATTTGGATATGATTAGAAGTTTGGATAGCAAGGCAGCAAAACAAGGAAAGAAAACTGATGCGCTGTCATTTCTTCGGACTCCTCAAATGACTTCACTTCTTCAGCTAAGAGATATCGCTTTATCTGGTGGAATTGATCTAAACAAATCAGTTCCAAGAGCGGTTCGCACATCAGCAGTTCGATCGTTGAACTCGTCTAGGGCTGTTTCCCCCTTCTCTCGCAAGCCTAGTCCACCACGTTCAACCACACCAGTCCCAACAACTCATGGTCTTTCTATCGCTAAAACTGCTGCTGATAGTCTCACAAAGACTAATGAGATGTTAAATCAAGAGGTTGAAAGACTCCGTGCACAG GTTGATAATCTGAGGCACCGCTGTGAGCTTCAAGAACTTGAGTTGCAGAAATCAGCAAAGAAAGTACAAGAGGCCATGACACTGGTTTCAGAGGAATCTGCAAAGTCTAAAGCTGCTAAGGAAGTCATAAAGTCCCTAACAGCACAG CTCAAGGATATGGCTGAGAGACTACCACCAGATCAGGGAGCCTATGATGGTAGtgaagcaaaacaagcacatgTTCCTAATGGCATTGAGATGTATGCTTCTAtgtacactagcatgaatggtATTCATCAGCCACGAAATGAGCCTGTCAGTGCTGTCAGCACACCTAGCCTGAACATGGGACAAGCGTTGCACACAAATGGAATCTCAAATCATCATAAACCACCTGGAAGTATTAGTGAAAATAGTGAAGTGAGTGCTCACAGCCTTCGGGTTTCAGGTCCTCCTGATGTTGAAAATTTGAATCGAAGAGGACATAGCAGTAGTGATGAGATGCTGAGTGCAAGCAGTAGAGCAGATGATAGTAGCAGCAAGGATGCTAGGTCCCTTTTAAATGGCGAGGATGGTTACAAATCTCGAAGCGCAGTTTCAATTCCCAGCAACCAAGTTCAGGCTGAGTGGATTGAGCAGTATGAACCAGGTGTATACATAACACTGACAACTCTTCGTGATGGGACCCGAGATCTAAAGCGCGTACGCTTCAG TCGAAGGCGGTTTGGGGAGCATCAAGCAGAGAGCTGGTGGAATGAGAATCGTGACAAGGTGTACGAGAAGTACAATGTAAGGAGCTCCGAGCGAGTGTCGTCAGCATCATCAATCCGGTCTGCTCGATGA
- the LOC120673840 gene encoding protein MITOFERRINLIKE 1, chloroplastic-like yields MPPSSSTPRLALPAMTRSQADPDLPSLISDLTSPLLHSPAASSGAAAPVFSSSSLSIPAPAAAAPKPAVPTPLARAAIGACAGAAAGAFTYAALLPIDAVKTRLQAAAAPSATAWQVFLDILRTDGPLGLYRGLSAVILGSASSSAVYFGTCELAKSLLRPHLPPFLVPPLAGASGNISSSAIMVPKELITQRLQSGAATGRSWEVLLHIIQTHGFFGLYTGYAATLLRNLPTGVLSYSSFEYLKAFTLKSRHKESLTPGESVLCGALAGAISAALTTPLDVVKTRLMTRVGTEGSRTVLGTMREVVAEEGLMGLSRGIGPRVLHSACFAALGYCAFETARLAILQWYLEGCQRKAAAQPQMEPRVAAAAAAT; encoded by the coding sequence ATGCCGCCTTCCAGCTCCACCCCCCGCCTCGCGCTGCCCGCCATGACCCGGTCCCAGGCGGACCCCGACCTCCCGTCCCTCATCTCCGACCTCACCTCCCCGCTCCTCCACTCCCCCGCCGCAtcttccggcgccgccgcccccgtcttctcctcctcctccctctccatccccgcccccgccgccgcggcgcccaaGCCAGCAGTCCCCACCCCTCTCGCGCGCGCCGCCATCGGGGCctgcgcgggcgccgccgcgggggcctTCACCTACGCCGCGCTGCTCCCCATCGACGCCGTCAAGACccgcctccaggccgccgcggctccctccgccaccgcctggcAGGTCTTCCTCGACATCCTCCGCACCGACGGGCCCCTCGGCCTCTACCGCGGCCTCTCCGCCGTCATCCTcggctccgcctcctcctccgccgtctACTTCGGCACCTGCGAGCTCGCCAAGTCGCTGCTCCGCCCCCACCTCCCGCCCTTCCTCGTGCCCCCGCTTGCCGGCGCCAGCGGCAAcatctcctcctccgccatcaTGGTCCCCAAGGAGCTCATCACGCAGCGCCTCCAGTCCGGCGCCGCCACAGGCCGCTCCTGGGAGGTGCTCCTCCACATCATCCAGACCCACGGCTTCTTCGGCCTGTACACGGGATACGCCGCCACGCTCCTCCGCAACCTCCCCACCGGGGTGCTCAGCTACTCCTCCTTCGAGTACCTCAAGGCATTCACCCTCAAGAGTCGCCACAAGGAGAGCCTCACGCCAGGGGAGAGCGTGCTCTGCGGTGCTCTTGCAGGGGCTATATCCGCCGCACTCACCACTCCGCTGGACGTCGTCAAGACGCGCCTCATGACCAGGGTCGGAACGGAGGGCAGCCGCACCGTGCTGGGGACGATGAGGGAGGTGGTCGCCGAGGAGGGGCTCATGGGCCTGTCCCGTGGCATTGGGCCCAGGGTGCTGCACAGCGCGTGCTTCGCCGCGCTAGGCTACTGTGCCTTTGAGACCGCAAGGCTTGCCATTCTGCAGTGGTACCTTGAAGGTTGCCAAAGGAAGGCTGCAGCACAGCCACAGATGGAGCCTcgagttgctgctgctgctgctgccacttGA
- the LOC120673839 gene encoding probable Histone-lysine N-methyltransferase ATXR5 has product MGRSAPPSTSSPELRRKRTAAPPPEPPTPRRFCSMDDVMRRSRPVDAPPPVARAREAIYDAVLCDTCGSGDRDDELLLCDRCDRGRHTFCLRPIAAKVPIGPWFCPDCAPPAKPVKRFPMKQTKIVDFFRIQKDDQDDVPGKCRLSQDVRKRRKRSVVMHKKRRRILPFVPTEDRARRLKQMASLATALTSSKTEFSNELTYMPNMAPRSSNQARLEEGGMQILPKEDKETIELCRTMQQRGECPPLLVVFDSCEGFTVQADADIKDMTFITEYAGDVDYLENRASDDCDCIMTLLLTEVPSQRLVICPDKRGNVSRFISGINNYTPDGKKKQNVKCVRYDIDGESHVLLVACRDIACGEKLYYDYNGYEHAYPTHHFL; this is encoded by the exons ATGGGCcgcagcgcgccgccgtcgacgagctcgccggagctgcggcggaagcgcacggcggcgccgcccccggAGCCCCCGACGCCGCGCCGCTTCTGCTCCATGGACGACGTCATGCGCCGCTCGCGCCCCGTCGACGCGCCGCcccccgtcgcccgcgcgcgcgagGCCATCTACGACGCCGTCCTCTGCGACACATGCGGCTCCGGCGACCGCGACGACGAGCTGCTCCTCTGCGACCGCTGCGACCGAGGACGCCACACCTTCTGCCTCCGCCCCATCGCCGCCAAGGTCCCCATCGGCCCATGGTTCTGCCCCGACTGCGCCCCGCCCGCCAAGCCCGTCAAAA GGTTTCCGATGAAGCAGACCAagatcgtcgatttcttccggaTTCAGAAGGATGACCAGGATGACGTGCCCGGGAAATGTAGGCTCTCCCAAG ATGTTAGAAAGCGAAGGAAGCGCTCTGTCGTCATGcacaagaagaggaggaggatacTGCCATTTGTCCCAACTGAAGATAGAGCTAGAAGACTCAAACAAATGGCTTCTCTGGCCACTGCTTTGACATCTTCGAAAACGGAATTCAGTAATGAGTTGACATACATGCCTAATATGGCTCCTAGATCTTCAAATCAGGCAAGATTGGAGGAAGGTGGTATGCAG ATTCTTCCCAAAGAGGATAAAGAAACCATAGAGCTATGCAGAACCATGCAACAACGAGGCGAATGCCCTCCACTTCTTGTGGTATTCGATTCCTGTGAAGG TTTCACTGTGCAGGCTGATGCTGATATTAAGGATATGACCTTCATCACTGAATATGCTGGGGATGTTGATTATCTGGAGAACAGGGCAAGCGATGATTGCGACTGTATTATGACACTCCTTTTGACAGAAGTTCCTTCTCAGAGGCTGGTCATTTGCCCTGACAAACGTGGAAACGTTTCTCGCTTTATTAGCGGCATCAATAACTACACACC GGATGGCAAGAAGAAGCAGAATGTCAAATGTGTGCGGTATGACATTGATGGCGAGAGCCATGTATTGTTGGTGGCCTGCCGCGATATAGCTTGTGGTGAAAAGCTATACTATGATTACAATGGATACGAGCATGCGTATCCCACTCATCATTTCCTCTAA